The Mycobacterium avium subsp. avium genomic sequence CGCACCGGCCCGGCGCCGGTGGCATCCTGGCCAGGTGGGGTTGCTGATCAGAGTGGCCGAGCTGTTGATCCTGGTGCTGCCGCTGGTCGGCGCGACCGTCGCCGTGGTGCGGGCGTTCGGCGCGCAGCGGCGGCGCACCGACGAGCCGGCGCGGGAAGTCGACGGGGCCCGGCCGCCCGAGGCCCGCGCCGGCGCCGACAATCAAGCGGCCCGGTGGCGCTCGATCCGGCGGGTCCTCGACGAGCACAGCCGCACCGACGAGCGGTGGCTGGACTACGAACTCGACGTCGCCAAGCTGCTGGACTTCCCGCTGATGACCGACATGCGCGATCCGCTGACCATCGCGTTCCACAAGGCCAAGCTGCGCGCCGACTTCCTGCGACCCGCCAAGGCCGAAGATCTCCTGGACGATCCGGACGCGGCCGCGCACTACCTGGCCGCGGTCGAGGACTACGTAACGGCGTTCAACGCCGCCGAGGCCGAGGCGACCCGCCGGCGCCGCACCGACTTCTCCCGCACCGACCAGCAACGAATTGCCCGGGCGCAGAGCCTGTTCCGGGTGGCGGCGGACCCCGCGGCGGCGGCGCACGAACGCCAGCGCGCCTACGATGTGGCCCGTCACGAACTCGAGGGTCTGCTGGTGTTGCCGCCGGCGACCCGGGCGAACATCGAGCGCGCGATCTCCGGGGAGATCGAGGGTTGAAAACCCGAGTGCGCCACCGCTTTTCGTTCCGGGCTACGGGCAGCTGTATCCGCCGTCGATGACGATGTCCGAACCGGTCATGTAGCTGGACGCCGCGCTGGCCAGATAAAGGTAGATCCCGGCGAGTTCGTCCGGCCGGCCCATCCGGCCGAGCGGGATCTTGGGCTGCCACTGCCGATGGTATTCGTGCAGCGGTTCGACGAGCTCGGTGCGGATGTAGCCGGGGCTGACGCTGTTGACCCGGATGTCGTGCGGCGCGAATTCGACGGCCATGGCCTTGGTCAGCTGGATCACGGCCGCCTTGCTGGCGCAGTAGTGGCCGACCTGCTGCGGGACGTTGATGATGTGCCCGGACATCGAGGCGGTGGTGATGATGGCGCCGCCGCGGCCCTGCCGCACCATCGCCCGGGCCGCCGCCTGGGCGGTGAGAAACACCCCGGTCACGTTGGTGTCCTGGATGCGCTGGAATTCCGCGGCCGGCATCTCGAGCATCGGGGAGACCGAGATGATGCCGGCATTGCAGACCGCGATGTCGATGCCGCCGAGTTCGGCGATCATCCGGTCCACCATGCCGCTCACCTCATCGGGTTGGGTCACGTCGCAGCGGATCGCGACCACGCCGCCGGTACCGCCGGCGGTGAGCTCGTCCGCGGTGCGTTGCAGCGCCTCGAAGTCGCGCGCCGCGATGGCCACCCGAGCGCCGGCTTGCAGATACGCCTGCGCCACCTGCTTGCCGATCCCGCTGGACGCCCCGGTGACCAGCGCCCGCCTGCCGCGCAGGTCGAACAGATCCAACACGCTCATTCGCCATCCCCATTCGCCACGACCGACCCGATGAACTGACCCGAAAAACGGGAGAACACGTTCTAGTGTGTCCGCTATGGGCCGATTCACCAGGGCAGAAATCGAGAACGCCGTCGACAATTACACGCGGGTGGTCGAAGGATGCAGCGCGTCCGGCGACTGGCGCCCCTTCGCGGACCTGTTCACCGAGGACGTCGTCTACACCGAGCATCACTACGGGGTCTTCCGCGGCCGTGAGGCGGTGCGGGACTGGATCGTCGCGGTGATGGCGCCGTTTCCGCACATGCGATTTCCGTCCGGCTGGACCGCCTACGACGAGGACAACGACGCGGTCGTGGTGATGATCAAGAACCTGCTGGATCACCCGACCGACCCGCAGGGCGAGCCGTTCTGGTTCCCCAACTGGACCCGGCTGGTCTACGCCGGCGACGGGCTGTTCAGCAGCGAGGAGGACATCTACAACCCGAACCGTGATGCGCCCGGGGTGATCGCGGCCTGGTTGCAGGCCGGCGGCCGGCTCACCTCCAGCGAGATCCTGCAGCCCAACCCGTGATCAGGCCGGCGACAGATCCGGTTGCCGCCTGCGCCGCCGGGACCTGACCCTGTCCAGCGCCTGATCCCAGGCCAGCAGGGCGGTGGCCTTGAGGTAGGTGGGGGACAGGCTGTCCCGCGAAAGCAGCGCCGTCGCAGCGGCTTTCGTGCTCGCCGACGCCTTGGACAAATGACCCGAGTCGAACGGCGGCTGCGGGTCGTACTCCAGGGCGAGCTGGATGGCCTTGGCGCGGCCGTCGCCGCCGATCTGCGCCGCCAGCCACAGCGCCAGGTCGAGCCCGGCGGACACACCGGCACTGGTGACGATGCCGTCCTCGTGCACGATGCGTTCGTCGGGCACCGCGGTGACGCCGAACGCCTTGAGCGCGGGGATGGTCAGCCAGTGCGACGTCGCGCGCCGCCCGTCCAGCAGGCCCGCGGCCGCCAGGATCAGCGAACCCGTGCACACCGACGTCGTCCAGGTGGCGGTGCGGTGCGCCGCGCGCAGCCAGTCGAGCAGCGCGTCGTCACGGGCATGGACCGCGGTGCCCGGGCCGCCCGGCACCAGAATCACGTCGGGAGAAGGTGTTTCGGCCAGCGAATGCGTAGCACCGATGACCAGCACACCGGAATCGGCGGTGATCGGTCCGGTTTCGTGCCAGACGAACCGGACCTCGGCGCCGGGCAGGTTGCGCAGCACCTCGTACGGGCCGATCATGTCCAGCGCGGTGAATCCCGGATAGGCCAGGAACGCGATCTGAGTCATCGGGGTGGTCCTTTCTCCATCAAGCCCGGGGCATCACGCGAATGCCTTGCGGTATTGGTCGGGTGAAATGCCAACGCGGCGAATGAAATTGCGCCGCATCGTTTCCGCGGTGCCGAAACCGCACCGGGCGGCGATGGTGACGACGGTGTCGTCGGTCTCCTGCAATTGACGCCGCGCCGCCTCGGTGCGAATGCGTTCCACGTACTGGCCGGGCGCCTCACCGATTTCGGCGGTGAACACCCGGGTGAAATGGCGCGGGCTCATCGCCGCCCGGCGGGCCAGCTCGTCGACGGTGTGCGGGCGCCCGGGCTCGGCCTCGATGATCTCCTGCACCTCGCGGATCGAGTCCCGCCGGGCGCGCGGCATCCACACCGGCGCCGCGAACTGCGTCTGCCCGCCCGGCCGGCGCAGATACAGCACCAGCCAGCGGGCAACCGTCTGTGCGACCTCGGTGCCGTGGTCGTCCTCGACCAGCGCCAGCGCCAGGTCGATGCCCGCGGTGACCCCGGCCGCGGTCCACAAGGTGTCCGAGCTTCGGACGAAGATCGGGTCGGCGTCGACGTCGACGGCGGGGAACTCGCTCGCCAACCGATCGGCGAAGGCCCAGTGGGTGGTCACCCGGTGCCCGTCCAGCAGTCCCGCCTCGGCCGCAAGGAACGCGCCGGTGCACACCGTCACCATCCGCCGGGCACGCCCGGCGACAGCCTTGATCCAGGCGATCAGCTCGGCATCGCCGCGTGCGGCGTCGACGCCGGCACCGCCGGGCAGCACGACGGTGTCGATCGGTCGGCCCGGGTCCGGCAGCGCGGTGGCGACGAACCCCAGCCCGGCAGGCGTCGTGACCGGCTGCCCGTCGACCGAGGCCAGCACCACCTGATACCCGCCGCCGGTCAACAACGATGCGCCGGAGAAGACGTCGTGCGGTCCCACCACATCGAGCGCCTGCACTCCGGGAAACCCGGCGATCACCACCTGGCGCGGCACCAACTCCGGCATGAACTCAGTGTTGGGCACCCGGGCCGCGTCGTCTACGCCATGCACCCCATGAATCAGGACACGGGGACCTGCCCCACGACGGCCGCGGCGGGCTTGGCAGACTGTGCCCCATGGCACAGATAACGTTGCGTGGAAACCCGATCAACACCGTCGGCGAGCTGCCCTCCGTCGGCTCCAAGGCCCCGGCCTTCAGCCTGACGGGCGGCGACCTGAGCCCGGTCACCAGTGATCAATTCAGCGGTAAGCCGTTGGTGCTCAACATCTTTCCGTCCATCGACACGCCGGTGTGCGCGACCAGCGTGCGCACCTTCAACGAGCGGGCCGCCGGCGCCGGCGCCACCGTGCTGAACGTGTCCAAGGACCTGCCGTTCGCGCAGGCGCGATTCTGCGGCGCCGAGGGCATCGAGAACGTCAAGACCGCGTCGGCCTTCCGGGACAGCTTCGGCGACGACTACGGGGTCACCATCGCCGACGGGCCGATGGCCGGGCTGCTGGCCCGGGCCATCGTGGTGGTCGGCGCCGACGGCAACGTCGCCTACACCGAGCTGGTGCCCGAGATCGCCCAGGAGCCCAACTACGACGCGGCGCTGGCCGCGGCGGGCTAGCGGCACGGCTACCTAGGCGTCGTCGGCCCAGTCCAGTCGCGCCGAGGTGGCCGCCAGCACCTCGCGGCAGCCTTTCCACATCTGCTTGATGATGTCGGCGGCCGGCGGGAGGTCGCGGATACGCCCGGCCACCTGGCCGGTGTTGGCCACGCTGGCGTCCAGGTCGCCCTCGAAGTAGAGCCGCTGCACGCGTTGCAGCGCCGCGGCGCCCTCGCCGGCGGCGCCCGCGGCCTCCAGCCGCTCCGCGGCGGGCGTGCGAATGACGCGCATCATGCGTTTGCCGTCGAGGGGGAGCAGGACGGTCGCCGTCTCGTCGGCCGCGACGACCGCCTGCTTGAGGTTGACGTGCACCGGCGAGTCCGCGGAGGCGAGCAGCCGGGTGCCCATCTGCACGGCTTCGGCGCCGAGCACGAACGCGGCCGCCATCGATCGGGCGTCGCAGATCCCGCCGGCGGCCACGATGGGGACGTCGACGTGGGCGGCCACCAACGGCAGCAGCACCATGGTGGAGGCGCCGAACCGGTTCTTGAATCCGCCGCCCTCGACGCCCTCGACCACCAGGCCGTCCACCCCGGCGTCGACGGCCTTCTTTGCCGCCGCCAGCGTGCCCACCACGTGGAACACGGTGATGCCCGCGTCGTGCAGCCGATCGGTGAACAGCGCCGGATCCCCGGCCGAGGTGGTGACGAACCGAATGTCGTTGGCGACAAGCAAATCCAGCATCGCCGGGTCACGGTTGAACAGCAGCGCGATGTTGGCGCCCACCGCGCCGGCGGTCAGCTCGCGCACCCGTCGCAGGTCGGCCCGGCCCTGATCAGACGTGGTCTCGATGATGCCCAGCGCGCCGGCGTTGGAGACCGCGGCCGCCAGCTGAGCGCCGGCGATGTAGGTCATCGGGGCGCCGAGGATCGGGATGTCGATGTGTGCCAGGCGGCAGACCCGGTTGGCAGCGGGGACTGGGGCGTCGGTACTCATCGGTGCCGCGGCTCGATCAGGTCACGGAAGCTGTCCGACCCCTGCACGCGGGCGCCCAGATTCCGCACCCGTTCGGCCAGGGTGCGGTCGGAGCGGTCGGAGGTCACCACGCAGATGCCGGGCGGGTCGGGGTCGGCCGTGACCAGCCGGACGATCTCGTCGTCGGCCGAATTCGCCGCCGCCCGGGGTGCGTGGGCGATGCCGATCACCGACGAGGTGACGACGGCCGCCGGTGGCCGCTCGAAGACCACGGTGACGTCGTCGTCGCGGCCCGACGCCCAGCGGTCCAGGCGCTGTACCAATGCGACCATGGCGCCGTCGCGGTCCTTCCACCAACCGTCCGGGCGGCTGCCAATCACATTCATTCCGTCGACTATCCACCGCACAACGCTTACCGTAAGGCTGCTGCTGCCGTCGCACCCAGCGATGAGGCCACGATGGGAAGGGCCACATGACATCGATCGCCGACACCGATGACCGGGTGGTCGCCCTGGCCCGCGGGATGCGGGACCTGGTGCAAGACCAAGCTGCCGAATCGGAGCGGATGCGCACGCTGACCCCGGCGATCGTCGACGCGATGTGGGCGAGCGGGCTGATGTCGGCGTTCAACACGATCGAAGCCGGCGGGGTGGAGCCGTCGTTCACCGAGATGATCGAGACGTGGATCGAAATGGCTTGGCAGGACGGCTCATTCGGCTGGGTGGGCATCGCCAACCTGCCGTCGTCGTTCGCCGCGGCGGCCTATCTGCCCGACGACGGCTTCGCCGAGGTGTTCACCGCGCACGACAACCACGTCACCATGGGCGGCCAGTTCTTCCCCAACGGGCAGGGCGCCGCCGTCGACGGCGGTTACCTGGTGAGCGGGGCGTGGAACTTCGGCTCGGGGATCGGGCACTCCCAGTACGTCGCCGCCGGGTTCCTGCCGATGGACGACGGCGAGATGCGTTGGATCAGTGAGGGTTTCCCGGAGATGCGGGTTGCCGTCATTCCCCGCGAGCAGATCAGCTTCGACGACGGCTGGTACGTGCAGGGCCTCAAGGGCACCGGCTCCTACGACTACAGCGCCCGGGACGTGTTCGTGCCCGCCGCCCGCACCTTCGAGCTGTTCACCCGGGCGCCGTTCCGCGGCGCCTCGCCGGCCACCCGGATGGGGCTGATGCCCGTCACCGCCGCCGGGCACGCGTCGTGGGCGCTGGGGGTGGCCAAGAGCATGCTCGACGACGTGCAGGAGCTGGCGGCGACCAAGTTCCGGATGAGCGACATGGCGTCGCTGGCCAGCCGCCCCACCTTCCAGAAGGGGCTGGCGCATCACCGCGCGGCCTGGCGCGCGGCCCGGCTGTTGGTGCTGGATGCGTTCACGACCGCCGAGGCGGCGGTGGCGGCCGGGCAGGAGCTGACACCGGCGCTGCGCGCCGACATGCGGGTGGCCGCCGTCTACGCCACCGACACGGCCCGCGGCTGTGCCGAGTGGGCGCATCTGGTCGCCGGCACGAGCTCGATCCGCGAGGGCAGCCGGCTGGAGCGGGCCTTCCGCGACATCTACACCGGAACCCAGCACGCCTTCATCAGCGAGAAGGTGGCCATCGACGTCGCGCAGATCTGGCTGGGCATCATCGAGGACCAGCCCGGCTTGTGAGTCCCCGCCTTTCGCCCCTGCGGTGACGTCGTGTCCCGCTACCATCAGCGGATGCGTGGCTCGAAAATCCTGATCACCGGCCCGACCGGTCAAATCGCCACCCCCGTCGCCCGGGCGCTGGCGGCCGACAACGAGGTGTGGGGCATCGCCCGCTTCACCGATGCCGCCGCGCGAGAAAGGCTCGAGCAGGCCGGGATCCGGTGCCAGACGGTGAATCTGGCCGCCGGCGACTTCACCGGTCTGCCAAGCGATTTCGATTTCGTCCTCAACCTCGCGGTGGCCAAGAGCGGAAGCTGGGACAAGGACCTGGCGGCCAACGCCGAGTCGGTGGGTGTGCTGATGGCCCACTGCCGCAACGCCAAAGCCTTCCTGCATTGCTCGTCGGCCGCGGTCTACGACCCGCCCGGCGACGAGCCGCGCAGCGAGCGCTCCGCCCTGGGCGACAACCACAAGCCGCTGTTTCCCACCTATTCCATCTCCAAGATCGCCGGGGAGGTGGTCGCCCGGTCGGTGGCGCGCATCGTCGGGCTGCCCACCACGATCGCCCGGCTCAACGTCCCCTACGGCGACAACGGCGGCTGGCCGTTCTACCACATGGAGATGATGCTGAGCGGCATCCCGATCCCGGTGCCACCCGGAGAACCCGCCCGCTACAACCCCATTCACGAGGACGACATCATCGCCACCATCCCCAAGCTGCTCGACGTGGCGTCGGTTCCGGCGACCACCGTCAACTGGTGC encodes the following:
- a CDS encoding SDR family oxidoreductase, whose amino-acid sequence is MSVLDLFDLRGRRALVTGASSGIGKQVAQAYLQAGARVAIAARDFEALQRTADELTAGGTGGVVAIRCDVTQPDEVSGMVDRMIAELGGIDIAVCNAGIISVSPMLEMPAAEFQRIQDTNVTGVFLTAQAAARAMVRQGRGGAIITTASMSGHIINVPQQVGHYCASKAAVIQLTKAMAVEFAPHDIRVNSVSPGYIRTELVEPLHEYHRQWQPKIPLGRMGRPDELAGIYLYLASAASSYMTGSDIVIDGGYSCP
- a CDS encoding acyl-CoA dehydrogenase family protein; amino-acid sequence: MTSIADTDDRVVALARGMRDLVQDQAAESERMRTLTPAIVDAMWASGLMSAFNTIEAGGVEPSFTEMIETWIEMAWQDGSFGWVGIANLPSSFAAAAYLPDDGFAEVFTAHDNHVTMGGQFFPNGQGAAVDGGYLVSGAWNFGSGIGHSQYVAAGFLPMDDGEMRWISEGFPEMRVAVIPREQISFDDGWYVQGLKGTGSYDYSARDVFVPAARTFELFTRAPFRGASPATRMGLMPVTAAGHASWALGVAKSMLDDVQELAATKFRMSDMASLASRPTFQKGLAHHRAAWRAARLLVLDAFTTAEAAVAAGQELTPALRADMRVAAVYATDTARGCAEWAHLVAGTSSIREGSRLERAFRDIYTGTQHAFISEKVAIDVAQIWLGIIEDQPGL
- a CDS encoding NAD-dependent epimerase/dehydratase family protein, with the protein product MRGSKILITGPTGQIATPVARALAADNEVWGIARFTDAAARERLEQAGIRCQTVNLAAGDFTGLPSDFDFVLNLAVAKSGSWDKDLAANAESVGVLMAHCRNAKAFLHCSSAAVYDPPGDEPRSERSALGDNHKPLFPTYSISKIAGEVVARSVARIVGLPTTIARLNVPYGDNGGWPFYHMEMMLSGIPIPVPPGEPARYNPIHEDDIIATIPKLLDVASVPATTVNWCGDQTVSLQEWCGYLGSLVGREPVFEPSERALRGNPTTVDRMHELIGGTTVDWRDGMRRMAAKFHPELVGV
- a CDS encoding DJ-1/PfpI family protein; its protein translation is MTQIAFLAYPGFTALDMIGPYEVLRNLPGAEVRFVWHETGPITADSGVLVIGATHSLAETPSPDVILVPGGPGTAVHARDDALLDWLRAAHRTATWTTSVCTGSLILAAAGLLDGRRATSHWLTIPALKAFGVTAVPDERIVHEDGIVTSAGVSAGLDLALWLAAQIGGDGRAKAIQLALEYDPQPPFDSGHLSKASASTKAAATALLSRDSLSPTYLKATALLAWDQALDRVRSRRRRRQPDLSPA
- the tpx gene encoding thiol peroxidase; the encoded protein is MAQITLRGNPINTVGELPSVGSKAPAFSLTGGDLSPVTSDQFSGKPLVLNIFPSIDTPVCATSVRTFNERAAGAGATVLNVSKDLPFAQARFCGAEGIENVKTASAFRDSFGDDYGVTIADGPMAGLLARAIVVVGADGNVAYTELVPEIAQEPNYDAALAAAG
- a CDS encoding GlxA family transcriptional regulator; the encoded protein is MPRQVVIAGFPGVQALDVVGPHDVFSGASLLTGGGYQVVLASVDGQPVTTPAGLGFVATALPDPGRPIDTVVLPGGAGVDAARGDAELIAWIKAVAGRARRMVTVCTGAFLAAEAGLLDGHRVTTHWAFADRLASEFPAVDVDADPIFVRSSDTLWTAAGVTAGIDLALALVEDDHGTEVAQTVARWLVLYLRRPGGQTQFAAPVWMPRARRDSIREVQEIIEAEPGRPHTVDELARRAAMSPRHFTRVFTAEIGEAPGQYVERIRTEAARRQLQETDDTVVTIAARCGFGTAETMRRNFIRRVGISPDQYRKAFA
- a CDS encoding NAD(P)H-dependent flavin oxidoreductase; this translates as MSTDAPVPAANRVCRLAHIDIPILGAPMTYIAGAQLAAAVSNAGALGIIETTSDQGRADLRRVRELTAGAVGANIALLFNRDPAMLDLLVANDIRFVTTSAGDPALFTDRLHDAGITVFHVVGTLAAAKKAVDAGVDGLVVEGVEGGGFKNRFGASTMVLLPLVAAHVDVPIVAAGGICDARSMAAAFVLGAEAVQMGTRLLASADSPVHVNLKQAVVAADETATVLLPLDGKRMMRVIRTPAAERLEAAGAAGEGAAALQRVQRLYFEGDLDASVANTGQVAGRIRDLPPAADIIKQMWKGCREVLAATSARLDWADDA
- a CDS encoding NYN domain-containing protein is translated as MRWIVDGMNVIGSRPDGWWKDRDGAMVALVQRLDRWASGRDDDVTVVFERPPAAVVTSSVIGIAHAPRAAANSADDEIVRLVTADPDPPGICVVTSDRSDRTLAERVRNLGARVQGSDSFRDLIEPRHR
- a CDS encoding nuclear transport factor 2 family protein, producing the protein MGRFTRAEIENAVDNYTRVVEGCSASGDWRPFADLFTEDVVYTEHHYGVFRGREAVRDWIVAVMAPFPHMRFPSGWTAYDEDNDAVVVMIKNLLDHPTDPQGEPFWFPNWTRLVYAGDGLFSSEEDIYNPNRDAPGVIAAWLQAGGRLTSSEILQPNP